A single genomic interval of Cucumis sativus cultivar 9930 chromosome 7, Cucumber_9930_V3, whole genome shotgun sequence harbors:
- the LOC101212291 gene encoding glutathione S-transferase has protein sequence MAGAIKVHGIPTSTATGRVLAALYEKDLHFELVNVKLHEGEHKREPFISLNPFGQVPAFQDGDLNLFESRAITQYISGNYASNGTQLIPQDPKKAAVVLTWIEVESHHFDPVAMKLVFELCLKPVFGWGDADPAVVEQSETELGKVLDIYEKRLTESKYLGGESFSLADLHHLPVLGYLLATQSKKLFESRPHVNAWVADIIARPSWAKVVELRK, from the exons ATGGCTGGTGCTATCAAGGTTCATGGAATCCCCACTTCCACAGCCACTGGTAGGGTTCTTGCTGCCCTTTACGAGAAGGATCTTCATTTCGAGCTTGTGAATGTCAAATTACACGAAGGAGAACACAAGAGAGAGCCCTTTATCTCGTTGAAT CCCTTTGGTCAAGTTCCTGCATTCCAAGATGGAGATCTGAATCTTTTTG AATCAAGAGCGATCACACAATACATCTCTGGAAATTACGCTAGTAATGGAACCCAGTTGATTCCTCAAGATCCCAAGAAAGCGGCTGTCGTACTAACATGGATTGAAGTGGAGAGCCACCATTTTGACCCAGTGGCCATGAAATTAGTGTTCGAGCTTTGCTTAAAACCAGTTTTTGGGTGGGGTGATGCCGATCCTGCAGTGGTTGAGCAAAGTGAAACTGAATTAGGCAAAGTTCTTGACATCTATGAGAAAAGACTGACTGAGTCAAAATACTTAGGAGGTGAGTCCTTCAGTTTGGCTGATCTACACCATCTCCCTGTTTTGGGCTACTTGTTGGCCACACAATCCAAGAAACTGTTTGAATCTCGACCCCATGTCAATGCTTGGGTGGCTGATATCATAGCCAGGCCATCTTGGGCAAAAGTTGTTGAACTTCGCAAGTAA